In Plantibacter sp. PA-3-X8, one DNA window encodes the following:
- a CDS encoding HNH endonuclease signature motif containing protein, producing MTETTSAAIRASDECAARLVEFSDEYAEIQRLRAALDAREARLLARSAAYADAFADVTVPAIFPPAERLALSRRSTCAALAMATRTPEQTVQRATNDAERLVNDAPAVLASLEAGRISARHAQTIIDQLSDVPTAGRAAFLAEVLPVAEETTNANLRRRARVLRERLHPESITARAVRSEADRRVEFEPAADGMAWVHLFTTAPIAQGIVERVEAAAAESRKAGDTRTCAQLQADALAALALTGVTPDDVMSSLVLPHPIEVQEHIKPTVQITVPALTVAGVSDAPGMLDGYGPIDPETAARIAVNAPSFTRILVQPETGAILSVGRNQYRVPADLQRAVRLRDGTCRAPGCGRRARACDLDHSVAWEDGGATDVGNLACLCRHHHRMKHLPGWNLDHGPGGFLEWTTPDGKHHRTEPDPAPF from the coding sequence ATGACCGAGACCACCTCCGCCGCGATCCGCGCGAGCGACGAGTGCGCCGCGCGGCTGGTGGAGTTCTCGGACGAATACGCGGAGATCCAACGGCTGCGAGCAGCGCTCGATGCACGAGAGGCCCGGCTCCTGGCCCGCTCCGCCGCATACGCGGACGCCTTCGCAGACGTCACGGTCCCGGCGATCTTCCCGCCGGCCGAACGACTGGCCCTGTCGCGCCGCTCCACCTGCGCAGCCCTCGCGATGGCAACCCGAACGCCTGAGCAGACGGTGCAGCGGGCGACGAACGACGCCGAGCGCCTCGTGAATGATGCTCCGGCCGTGCTCGCCTCGCTCGAGGCCGGGCGCATCTCGGCACGGCACGCGCAGACGATCATCGACCAACTCAGTGACGTGCCGACCGCAGGACGGGCGGCGTTCCTCGCTGAGGTACTCCCGGTTGCGGAGGAGACGACCAACGCGAACCTTCGCAGGCGCGCTCGTGTCCTGCGGGAGCGTCTCCACCCCGAATCGATCACCGCCCGAGCGGTTCGCTCCGAAGCTGACCGCCGGGTCGAGTTCGAGCCCGCGGCCGACGGCATGGCGTGGGTGCACTTGTTCACGACGGCGCCCATCGCGCAGGGCATCGTCGAGCGCGTCGAAGCGGCCGCGGCGGAGTCACGTAAGGCGGGCGACACTCGCACCTGCGCTCAGCTGCAGGCGGATGCTCTCGCGGCGCTCGCGCTCACCGGTGTGACCCCGGACGACGTGATGTCGAGCCTGGTGCTTCCGCATCCGATCGAGGTCCAGGAGCACATCAAGCCCACCGTGCAGATCACCGTCCCCGCGCTCACCGTGGCCGGCGTCTCCGACGCACCCGGCATGCTCGACGGCTACGGTCCGATCGACCCCGAGACCGCCGCCCGCATCGCGGTGAACGCGCCAAGCTTCACCCGGATCCTCGTCCAACCCGAAACCGGCGCGATCCTCTCCGTCGGACGCAACCAGTACCGCGTTCCCGCCGACCTGCAGCGCGCAGTGCGCCTCCGGGACGGCACCTGTCGCGCACCAGGCTGCGGCAGACGCGCCCGGGCCTGCGACCTCGACCACTCGGTTGCCTGGGAGGACGGCGGGGCAACGGATGTCGGCAATCTCGCCTGCCTGTGTCGACATCATCACCGGATGAAGCATCTGCCCGGCTGGAACCTCGACCACGGACCCGGTGGCTTCCTCGAGTGGACGACACCCGACGGGAAGCACCATCGAACGGAACCGGATCCCGCACCGTTCTGA
- a CDS encoding NAD(P)-dependent oxidoreductase, whose protein sequence is MASTPLPARTITFVGIGAIGLPMATQLAAAGHRVTGVDPFPAARERADAAGISAVESITEAPQADTVVVMVATPDQLAELVTLALAATDPSGQTWIIMSTVGPASVVEQAARLEAAGAAVVDAPVTGGVARASTGELTMFVSGSPAATAAAAEPLAALGTARLVGEAIGDGQAIKVVNQHLCAVHIAAAAEALALASSLGLDPAAVLPLVESGAAASWMLSDRGPRMLQDTDAPVMSRVDIFVKDTGLVADAASAAGAATPVLDAARERFLAAAASGLGARDDSRVIETYQDAGHPRQETRA, encoded by the coding sequence ATGGCATCGACGCCACTGCCCGCACGCACCATCACCTTCGTCGGTATCGGCGCGATCGGCCTGCCGATGGCCACCCAGCTCGCCGCGGCCGGCCACCGGGTCACGGGCGTCGACCCCTTCCCCGCCGCACGGGAACGCGCGGACGCCGCCGGCATCAGCGCGGTCGAGTCGATCACCGAGGCGCCACAGGCCGACACCGTCGTGGTCATGGTCGCGACGCCCGACCAGCTCGCCGAACTCGTCACCCTCGCCCTCGCCGCCACCGATCCCTCCGGCCAGACCTGGATCATCATGAGCACCGTCGGCCCCGCCTCCGTCGTCGAGCAGGCCGCCCGTCTCGAAGCCGCGGGCGCAGCGGTCGTCGACGCACCGGTCACCGGCGGCGTGGCACGCGCCAGCACCGGCGAGCTCACCATGTTCGTATCCGGATCCCCCGCCGCCACCGCGGCCGCAGCGGAGCCGCTCGCCGCCCTCGGCACAGCCAGGCTCGTCGGCGAAGCCATCGGCGACGGCCAGGCGATCAAGGTCGTCAACCAGCACCTCTGCGCGGTGCACATCGCCGCTGCCGCCGAAGCCCTCGCCCTCGCGTCCTCGCTCGGACTCGACCCGGCGGCCGTCCTCCCCCTCGTCGAGTCCGGTGCAGCCGCGTCCTGGATGCTGTCGGACCGCGGACCCCGCATGCTGCAGGACACCGATGCCCCGGTGATGAGCCGCGTCGACATCTTCGTCAAGGACACCGGCCTCGTCGCCGATGCGGCGAGCGCCGCCGGAGCCGCGACCCCCGTCCTCGACGCGGCGCGCGAACGCTTCCTCGCCGCTGCGGCGTCCGGCCTCGGCGCACGCGACGACTCCCGCGTGATCGAGACCTACCAGGATGCCGGCCACCCCCGCCAGGAGACGCGCGCATGA
- a CDS encoding NAD-dependent succinate-semialdehyde dehydrogenase, translating into MTDARETDLLAKVPNGLFIGGVWRDATEGATLDVSDPSTGDVIKTIADASVADGTAALDAAVAAQDEWAATAPRTRSNILRKAFDLLQERREEFALLMTLEMGKPLAEANGEVTYGGEFLRWFSEEAVRISGRYGSNPEGTGMMTVSQHPVGPCFLITPWNFPLAMATRKIAPALAAGCTVVVKPAELTPLTTLYFVKLLEDAGLPAGVVNVITTSSSSAVSGPIIADPRLRKLSFTGSTAVGQKLIEQSAKNVLRTSMELGGNAPFVVFEDADLDKAVEGAMAAKFRNIGQACTAANRFIVHRDVADEFAKRVTDKVNAFRIGRGTEDGVTIGPLIDDRAVTKAKTLVGDAVERGAEVLTGGEAVDGPGTFFQPTVVTGVVPGSDILREEIFGPVLAIVPFDDEDEAVRLANDTEYGLVSYVFTTDLARGQRMIGRLQTGMMGLNVGVISNAAAPFGGIKQSGIGREGGLEGIHEYLYTKYTMTPIG; encoded by the coding sequence ATGACCGACGCACGTGAAACCGATCTGCTCGCCAAGGTCCCGAACGGCCTGTTCATCGGAGGCGTCTGGCGCGACGCGACGGAGGGCGCGACGCTCGACGTGAGCGACCCGTCCACCGGCGACGTCATCAAGACGATCGCCGACGCCTCGGTCGCCGACGGCACCGCGGCCCTCGACGCCGCGGTCGCCGCCCAGGACGAGTGGGCGGCGACCGCTCCCCGCACCCGCTCGAACATCCTCCGGAAGGCCTTCGACCTCCTCCAGGAGCGCCGCGAGGAGTTCGCCCTCCTCATGACGCTCGAGATGGGCAAGCCCCTCGCCGAGGCGAACGGCGAGGTCACCTACGGTGGTGAGTTCCTCCGCTGGTTCTCCGAGGAGGCCGTTCGCATCTCCGGACGCTACGGGTCGAACCCCGAGGGCACCGGCATGATGACCGTCTCGCAGCACCCCGTCGGTCCGTGCTTCCTCATCACGCCGTGGAACTTCCCACTCGCGATGGCGACCCGCAAGATCGCCCCGGCGCTCGCCGCCGGCTGCACGGTCGTCGTCAAGCCCGCCGAGCTCACGCCGCTCACGACCCTGTACTTCGTGAAGCTGCTCGAGGACGCCGGGCTCCCCGCCGGCGTCGTGAACGTCATCACCACCTCCAGCTCCTCCGCAGTGTCCGGCCCGATCATCGCCGACCCACGGCTCCGCAAGCTGAGCTTCACGGGCTCGACGGCCGTCGGTCAGAAGCTCATCGAGCAGTCCGCGAAGAACGTCCTCCGCACCTCGATGGAGCTCGGCGGCAACGCCCCGTTCGTCGTGTTCGAGGACGCCGACCTCGACAAGGCCGTGGAGGGCGCGATGGCCGCCAAGTTCCGCAACATCGGACAGGCGTGCACCGCAGCGAACCGCTTCATCGTCCACCGCGACGTCGCGGACGAGTTCGCGAAGCGCGTCACGGACAAGGTCAACGCGTTCCGCATCGGTCGTGGCACCGAGGACGGCGTGACGATCGGCCCGCTCATCGACGACCGCGCGGTCACGAAGGCGAAGACCCTCGTGGGCGACGCCGTCGAGCGCGGCGCCGAGGTCCTCACCGGCGGCGAGGCCGTCGACGGACCGGGCACCTTCTTCCAGCCGACGGTCGTCACCGGCGTCGTGCCGGGGTCCGACATCCTTCGCGAGGAGATCTTCGGCCCGGTCCTCGCGATCGTGCCGTTCGACGACGAGGACGAGGCCGTGCGGCTCGCGAACGACACCGAGTACGGGCTCGTCTCCTACGTGTTCACCACCGACCTCGCCCGCGGACAGCGCATGATCGGCCGCCTGCAGACCGGCATGATGGGCCTCAACGTCGGCGTCATCTCGAACGCCGCAGCACCGTTCGGTGGCATCAAGCAGTCGGGTATCGGACGCGAAGGCGGGCTCGAGGGCATCCACGAGTACCTGTACACGAAGTACACCATGACGCCCATCGGCTGA
- the gabT gene encoding 4-aminobutyrate--2-oxoglutarate transaminase, with protein sequence MTSSTAAPAPSILGGPSLPQERRLVTAIPGPISEELMARKHAAVASGVGTTMPVFAAGAGGGVLVDVDGNSLIDLGSGIAVTGVGNSNPRVVEAVTRQLQEFTHTCFTITPYDSYVEVAEALNRLTPGDHAKRTALFNSGAEAVENAVKIARSHTKKQAVVAFDHAYHGRTNLTMALTAKSMPYKSGFGPFASEVYRAPLSYPFRDGGLTGAEAAQRAITQIEKQIGADNLAAIIIEPIQGEGGFIVPADGFLPALLDWARANDVVFIADEVQTGFARTGAMFASEHFDIVPDLIITAKGIAGGLPLSAVTGRAEIMDAPHAGGLGGTYGGNPLACVAALAAIEAYEEEDLAASARAIETRIVDRFTAAQASDPRIGDIRGRGAMMAVEFVDPATGEPDAALTARVAKAAHQAGVVVLTCGTYGNVVRFLPPLTIPLELLDEGLDVVLEALAAN encoded by the coding sequence ATGACGAGCAGCACCGCAGCCCCCGCGCCCTCCATCCTCGGCGGACCCTCGCTCCCCCAGGAACGTCGCCTCGTCACCGCCATCCCCGGACCGATCTCCGAGGAACTCATGGCGCGGAAGCACGCCGCGGTCGCGTCCGGCGTCGGCACCACGATGCCGGTGTTCGCGGCCGGCGCGGGCGGTGGCGTCCTCGTCGACGTCGACGGCAACTCCCTGATCGACCTCGGGTCCGGCATCGCCGTGACCGGTGTGGGCAACAGCAACCCGCGCGTCGTCGAGGCCGTCACCCGACAGCTGCAGGAGTTCACCCACACCTGCTTCACCATCACCCCCTACGACTCCTACGTCGAGGTCGCCGAGGCGCTCAACCGCCTCACCCCCGGCGACCACGCCAAGCGGACGGCACTGTTCAACTCGGGCGCCGAAGCGGTCGAGAACGCGGTGAAGATCGCCCGCAGCCACACGAAGAAGCAGGCGGTCGTCGCCTTCGACCACGCGTACCACGGCCGCACGAACCTGACGATGGCCCTCACCGCGAAGTCCATGCCCTACAAGAGCGGCTTCGGCCCCTTCGCCTCCGAGGTGTACCGCGCGCCATTGTCCTACCCCTTCCGTGACGGCGGGCTCACCGGCGCCGAGGCGGCGCAGCGCGCGATCACCCAGATCGAGAAGCAGATCGGCGCAGACAACCTCGCGGCGATCATCATCGAGCCCATCCAGGGCGAGGGCGGCTTCATCGTCCCGGCGGACGGCTTCCTGCCGGCCCTGCTCGACTGGGCCCGCGCGAACGACGTCGTCTTCATCGCCGACGAGGTCCAGACCGGCTTCGCCCGCACAGGTGCGATGTTCGCGTCCGAGCACTTCGACATCGTGCCCGACCTCATCATCACCGCCAAGGGCATCGCGGGCGGCCTGCCACTCTCCGCCGTCACCGGACGCGCGGAGATCATGGACGCCCCGCACGCCGGCGGCCTCGGCGGCACCTACGGCGGCAACCCACTCGCCTGTGTCGCTGCCCTTGCGGCGATCGAAGCGTACGAGGAGGAGGACCTCGCAGCCTCGGCCCGGGCGATCGAAACCCGTATCGTCGACCGCTTCACCGCGGCACAGGCCTCCGACCCCCGCATCGGTGACATCCGCGGGCGCGGCGCCATGATGGCGGTCGAGTTCGTCGACCCGGCCACCGGCGAGCCCGACGCCGCCCTCACAGCACGCGTCGCGAAGGCCGCCCACCAGGCCGGGGTCGTCGTCCTCACCTGCGGCACCTACGGCAACGTGGTCCGCTTCCTCCCGCCGCTGACCATCCCCCTCGAGCTGCTCGACGAAGGACTCGACGTCGTCCTCGAGGCGCTCGCCGCGAACTGA
- the purS gene encoding phosphoribosylformylglycinamidine synthase subunit PurS, with protein sequence MPTIVVEVMPKAELLDPQGKAVAGALARLGKSEFTDVRIGKRFELTVDGPITDATRATVQQIADDILSNAVIEDVVAIHYPEGSEA encoded by the coding sequence GTGCCGACCATCGTCGTAGAAGTCATGCCGAAAGCCGAACTGCTGGACCCCCAGGGCAAGGCCGTCGCCGGCGCCCTCGCGCGTCTCGGCAAGAGCGAGTTCACCGATGTCCGCATCGGCAAGCGCTTCGAGCTCACGGTCGACGGCCCCATCACCGACGCCACGCGCGCCACGGTGCAGCAGATCGCCGACGACATCCTCTCGAACGCCGTGATCGAGGACGTCGTGGCCATCCACTACCCCGAGGGCTCCGAGGCATGA
- a CDS encoding NAD(P)/FAD-dependent oxidoreductase — MSAIERDVVIIGAGASGLTAATKLRAAGLSVAVLEARDRVGGRLWTNHIDGAMLELGGQWVSPDQTALLATLEELGLDTYSRYREGDSVYVDAEGVRTRFTGDIFPVAESTAAEMERLITLLDELVEEVGVTEPWAHARAKEYDRISWSAWLAEQTDDVEARDNIALFIAAAMLTKPSHSFSLLQALLMAASAGSFTHLVEADFILDKRVVGGLQQVPIKLAEALGDDVHLSSPVRRLEWSDAGVSAEADSVTVNARYAIVAVPPNLYSRIDFQPPLPRLSHQMHQHMSLGLVIKVHAVYETPFWREDGLSATAFSPYELVHEAYDNTNHEDPRGTLVGFVSDERADEVFKLSAEERRERILTSLSHYYGEQALSPVVYYESDWGSEEWTRGAYAASFDLGGLSRYGAMQSTPVGPIYWSTSDLAAEGYQHVDGAIRKGADTAEAIIARHQA; from the coding sequence ATGAGCGCTATCGAACGCGACGTCGTCATCATCGGCGCCGGGGCCTCCGGGCTCACGGCCGCCACGAAGCTCCGCGCGGCGGGCCTGTCCGTCGCCGTCCTCGAGGCGCGTGACCGCGTCGGTGGTCGCCTCTGGACGAACCACATCGACGGAGCCATGCTCGAGCTGGGCGGCCAGTGGGTCTCCCCCGACCAGACCGCGCTGCTCGCCACACTCGAGGAGCTCGGACTCGACACCTACTCCCGCTACCGCGAGGGCGACAGCGTCTACGTCGATGCCGAGGGCGTGCGCACCCGCTTCACGGGCGACATCTTCCCCGTCGCCGAGTCGACCGCGGCCGAGATGGAGCGACTCATCACCCTCCTCGACGAGCTCGTGGAGGAGGTCGGCGTCACCGAGCCGTGGGCGCACGCCCGGGCGAAGGAGTACGACCGCATCTCGTGGAGCGCCTGGCTCGCCGAGCAGACGGACGACGTCGAGGCACGCGACAACATCGCCCTCTTCATCGCCGCCGCGATGCTCACGAAGCCCTCCCACTCCTTCTCGCTCCTGCAGGCGCTGCTCATGGCGGCGTCCGCCGGCAGCTTCACCCACCTCGTCGAGGCCGACTTCATCCTCGACAAGCGCGTCGTCGGCGGCCTGCAGCAGGTTCCGATCAAGCTCGCCGAGGCCCTCGGCGACGACGTCCACCTGTCCTCGCCCGTGCGTCGCCTCGAGTGGTCCGACGCCGGCGTCTCGGCCGAGGCGGACAGCGTGACGGTCAACGCGCGGTACGCGATCGTCGCCGTCCCGCCGAACCTCTACTCCCGCATCGACTTCCAGCCGCCGCTGCCGCGCCTCAGCCACCAGATGCACCAGCACATGTCGCTCGGGCTCGTCATCAAGGTCCACGCCGTGTACGAGACGCCGTTCTGGCGCGAGGACGGCCTCTCGGCGACCGCGTTCAGCCCGTACGAGCTCGTCCACGAGGCCTACGACAACACGAACCACGAGGACCCGCGCGGCACGCTCGTCGGGTTCGTCTCGGACGAGCGCGCCGACGAGGTCTTCAAGCTGAGCGCCGAGGAGCGCCGCGAGCGGATCCTCACCTCGCTGTCCCACTACTACGGCGAGCAGGCCCTCTCCCCCGTCGTCTACTACGAGAGCGACTGGGGCAGCGAGGAGTGGACGCGCGGTGCGTACGCGGCGAGCTTCGACCTCGGCGGTCTCTCGCGCTACGGCGCCATGCAGTCGACGCCGGTGGGCCCGATCTACTGGTCGACGAGCGACCTCGCCGCCGAGGGCTACCAGCACGTCGACGGCGCGATCCGCAAGGGCGCCGACACCGCCGAGGCGATCATCGCCCGCCACCAGGCGTAA
- a CDS encoding APC family permease, with protein sequence MTPPETTPPRDVAHPETTATGALSKKGLGAGTVGLVGAIVIGISCIAPAYTLTGALGPTVAEVGTHVPAIFLVGFIPMLLVAFGYRELNSRMPDSGTSFTWATRAFGPWVGWMAGWGLIAATIVVLSNLAGIAVDFFYLMLSQIFQNPDIAGLTSNPFINVITCLAFMLGATLISYRDMQTTQKLQYVLVGFQLLVMVLFGIVAFAHVAGGDAFDALPISLDWFNPFAVGSFSAFAAGLSLSIFIFWGWDVTLTMSEETKGSSSTPGKAATATVVIIVVLYLFLSVALINYAGVGDGEFGLGNEDIQGNVFFSLAGPILGPLAILVSIAVLSSSAASLQSTFVSPARTLLAMGHYGALSPKFSKVHPKFFTPGYATIVSSVVASVFYAVMRFISEDVLWDTITTLGMMICFYYGLTAFACVWYFRKQWFSSARNFFFQFFSPLVGGLILGVLFFTTIIESADPDYGSGSNIGGVGLVFILGMIIIVAGIVIMLIQAKLRPDFFRNKTLARGIAGDANEADAALPE encoded by the coding sequence ATGACTCCTCCCGAAACCACTCCCCCGCGCGACGTCGCCCACCCCGAGACCACCGCGACGGGCGCCCTCTCCAAGAAGGGCCTCGGCGCCGGCACCGTCGGCCTCGTCGGCGCGATCGTCATCGGCATCTCGTGCATCGCCCCGGCGTACACCCTGACCGGTGCCCTCGGTCCGACCGTCGCGGAGGTCGGCACCCACGTGCCGGCCATCTTCCTCGTCGGCTTCATCCCGATGCTGCTCGTCGCCTTCGGCTACCGGGAGCTCAACAGCCGCATGCCGGACTCCGGCACCTCGTTCACCTGGGCGACGCGCGCGTTCGGCCCGTGGGTCGGTTGGATGGCCGGTTGGGGCCTCATCGCCGCGACCATCGTCGTGCTCTCGAACCTCGCGGGCATCGCGGTCGACTTCTTCTACCTGATGCTGTCGCAGATCTTCCAGAACCCCGACATCGCCGGCCTCACGTCGAACCCGTTCATCAACGTCATCACCTGTCTGGCGTTCATGCTCGGGGCGACGCTCATCTCCTACCGCGACATGCAGACGACGCAGAAGCTGCAGTACGTGCTCGTGGGCTTCCAGTTGCTCGTGATGGTGCTGTTCGGCATCGTCGCCTTCGCGCACGTCGCGGGCGGCGACGCGTTCGACGCCCTCCCGATCTCGCTCGACTGGTTCAACCCGTTCGCCGTCGGGTCGTTCAGCGCCTTCGCCGCCGGACTCTCGCTCTCCATCTTCATCTTCTGGGGTTGGGACGTCACGCTGACGATGAGCGAGGAGACGAAGGGGTCGAGCTCGACGCCAGGCAAGGCCGCCACGGCCACGGTCGTCATCATCGTCGTCCTCTACCTGTTCCTGTCGGTCGCGCTCATCAACTACGCGGGCGTCGGCGACGGCGAGTTCGGGCTCGGCAACGAGGACATCCAGGGCAACGTGTTCTTCTCGCTCGCGGGGCCCATCCTCGGTCCGCTCGCGATCCTCGTGTCGATCGCGGTGCTGTCGTCCTCGGCCGCCTCGCTGCAGTCGACGTTCGTCTCCCCCGCGCGGACCCTGCTCGCAATGGGGCACTACGGCGCGCTGTCGCCGAAGTTCTCGAAGGTGCACCCCAAGTTCTTCACGCCCGGCTACGCGACGATCGTCTCGAGTGTCGTCGCGTCGGTGTTCTACGCGGTCATGCGCTTCATCTCCGAGGACGTGCTCTGGGACACGATCACGACCCTCGGCATGATGATCTGCTTCTACTACGGCCTGACGGCGTTCGCGTGCGTCTGGTACTTCCGGAAGCAGTGGTTCTCGAGCGCACGGAACTTCTTCTTCCAGTTCTTCTCCCCGCTCGTCGGCGGTCTCATCCTGGGCGTGCTCTTCTTCACCACGATCATCGAGAGCGCCGACCCCGACTACGGCAGCGGATCGAACATCGGCGGTGTCGGGCTCGTGTTCATCCTCGGCATGATCATCATCGTGGCGGGCATCGTCATCATGCTCATCCAGGCGAAGCTCCGACCGGACTTCTTCCGCAACAAGACGCTCGCCCGCGGCATCGCCGGCGACGCGAACGAAGCGGACGCCGCCCTCCCGGAATGA
- a CDS encoding universal stress protein: MRYIVGYTDTPAGRDALALGIRIARTTGARLDIVLVLANEERPTITPADPGYERFLRETAERWLAEALDAVPADITAKTHLVYDESFAEGLLEASRILEGGLIIIGAARGGLLGRFTLGSVANTLLHSAVVPVALAPVGSRDLLDAQPTGGTVSRITCAIGTRAGAHQLLDAAIVVAKNAVIPLRLVSLVALDQPEGAEHPEATARAESHAAEVLAYATEHLPKDIDVTTEIASGTRIEDAVSHLEWKPAEIVLVGSSRLATPKHLFLGSTAAKMLRELPVPMVVVPRDSVLTLGDPT; the protein is encoded by the coding sequence ATGAGATACATCGTTGGCTACACCGATACGCCGGCGGGACGCGACGCGCTCGCGCTCGGCATCCGGATCGCTCGGACCACCGGCGCCCGGCTCGACATCGTCCTCGTGCTCGCGAACGAGGAACGCCCGACGATCACCCCGGCCGATCCCGGCTACGAACGGTTCCTCCGTGAGACGGCCGAACGCTGGCTCGCCGAGGCGCTCGACGCGGTCCCCGCCGACATCACGGCCAAGACGCACCTCGTGTACGACGAGTCGTTCGCGGAGGGCCTCTTGGAGGCCTCCCGCATCCTCGAGGGCGGGCTCATCATCATCGGTGCGGCGCGCGGCGGACTCCTCGGCCGGTTCACGCTCGGCAGCGTCGCGAACACGCTCCTGCACTCGGCGGTCGTCCCGGTCGCCCTCGCTCCGGTCGGCAGTCGCGACCTCCTCGACGCGCAGCCCACCGGCGGCACGGTCAGCCGGATCACCTGCGCGATCGGCACCCGTGCCGGCGCGCACCAGCTGCTCGACGCGGCCATCGTCGTCGCCAAGAACGCGGTCATCCCGCTCCGCCTGGTCTCGCTCGTCGCGCTCGACCAGCCCGAGGGCGCCGAGCACCCCGAGGCGACCGCCCGGGCCGAGTCGCACGCGGCGGAAGTCCTCGCCTACGCGACCGAGCACCTGCCGAAGGACATCGACGTGACCACCGAGATCGCCTCGGGCACCCGCATCGAGGACGCCGTCTCGCACCTCGAGTGGAAGCCCGCGGAGATCGTGCTCGTCGGTTCCAGCCGACTCGCCACCCCGAAGCACCTCTTCCTCGGCTCCACGGCAGCGAAGATGCTGCGGGAGCTCCCCGTACCCATGGTGGTCGTGCCCCGCGACTCCGTGCTGACCCTCGGAGACCCGACATGA
- a CDS encoding FadR/GntR family transcriptional regulator produces MAEPLEALVARLVELATPEPGTTARRLPPERELGEALQMSRGALREQLAVLERLGFLHRTQGRGTSIDAPGDDFVRSWFTISRQLGYLSDDQFARSRMMLEETVAEAAAGLVTDEAVAVLRDDVDRMIAATLAGDHDAALEADVDFHSRLNAIVDDPIFRLMHEGFSHVLRETIRQRRLRAIEVEQPDERGVRRTDSVHYAVVDALAARDAEASRRAMRRHFEDWLQLETDDGAS; encoded by the coding sequence ATGGCGGAGCCGCTCGAAGCGCTCGTGGCGAGGCTCGTTGAGCTGGCCACGCCGGAGCCCGGCACCACCGCGCGGCGCCTGCCTCCGGAACGCGAGCTCGGCGAGGCACTGCAGATGAGCCGCGGCGCCCTTCGCGAACAGCTCGCGGTCCTCGAACGGCTCGGCTTCCTCCACCGCACCCAGGGTCGGGGCACCTCCATCGACGCTCCGGGCGACGACTTCGTCCGCAGTTGGTTCACCATCTCCCGTCAGCTGGGCTACCTGTCCGACGATCAGTTCGCCCGCTCGCGCATGATGCTGGAGGAGACCGTCGCCGAGGCGGCGGCCGGGCTCGTCACCGACGAAGCGGTCGCGGTGCTGCGCGACGACGTCGACCGCATGATCGCCGCGACGCTCGCCGGGGATCACGATGCGGCGCTCGAGGCCGACGTCGACTTCCACAGCCGACTGAACGCCATCGTCGACGACCCGATCTTCCGACTCATGCACGAGGGCTTCAGTCACGTGCTGCGCGAGACGATCCGGCAGCGTCGACTCCGCGCGATCGAGGTGGAGCAGCCGGACGAGCGTGGCGTCCGGCGGACCGACAGCGTGCACTACGCCGTCGTCGACGCCCTGGCCGCTCGAGACGCCGAGGCCTCCCGACGCGCGATGCGCCGGCACTTCGAGGACTGGTTGCAGCTCGAAACCGACGACGGCGCGAGCTGA
- the purQ gene encoding phosphoribosylformylglycinamidine synthase subunit PurQ translates to MTTRIGVITFPGSLDDRDAQRAVRMAGAEPVALWHGDHDLQGVDAVILPGGFSYGDYLRAGAIAAVSPIMTELKDAAGKGMPILGICNGFQMLVEAHLLPGGLIRNAHQQFIRRDQLLTVENADTAWTHQFSKGQEITIPLKNADGGYIADAETLARVEGEGLVAFRYAGVNPNGSLDDIAGLTNPAGNVVGLMPHPEHAIEPGFGPDTPLAMRSGVDGLAFFTSAVQALQAV, encoded by the coding sequence ATGACGACCCGTATCGGTGTCATCACCTTCCCCGGTTCGCTCGACGACCGCGACGCCCAGCGCGCGGTCCGCATGGCGGGTGCCGAGCCCGTCGCGCTCTGGCACGGCGACCACGACCTCCAGGGTGTCGACGCCGTCATCCTGCCGGGTGGCTTCAGCTACGGCGACTACCTCCGCGCCGGCGCGATCGCCGCAGTCTCGCCGATCATGACCGAGCTGAAGGACGCCGCCGGCAAAGGCATGCCGATCCTCGGGATCTGCAACGGCTTCCAGATGCTCGTCGAGGCGCACCTGCTGCCCGGTGGCCTCATCCGGAACGCCCACCAGCAGTTCATCCGTCGCGACCAGCTGCTCACGGTCGAGAACGCCGACACCGCCTGGACCCACCAGTTCTCGAAGGGGCAGGAGATCACCATCCCGCTCAAGAACGCCGACGGCGGCTACATCGCCGACGCCGAGACCCTGGCACGCGTTGAGGGCGAGGGCCTGGTCGCCTTCCGCTACGCGGGCGTGAACCCGAACGGTTCCCTCGACGACATCGCCGGCCTCACGAACCCGGCCGGCAACGTCGTCGGGCTCATGCCGCACCCCGAGCACGCGATCGAGCCGGGCTTCGGTCCCGACACCCCGCTCGCCATGCGCTCCGGTGTCGACGGTCTCGCCTTCTTCACGAGCGCTGTGCAGGCCCTCCAGGCGGTCTAG